A region of the Campylobacter cuniculorum DSM 23162 = LMG 24588 genome:
ATGTTTAAAATAACTCCAAAAAATGCCTTGCTGTATCTGAAATTTCAAATCAAAAGAACAAAAGCAACCTTACGCAAGTGGCATTTCAAACTTTTTCCCTCAAGCTATTTTAATGAAAACCTCCCTCATCATTATAAATTTATCGTATTTGGGAGGGCAGTGAGCGGAAAACACGCTCTTTTTAGATTCTTGTCTTTATGCGGATTGAAGCAACTTACACTCTATAATGATGACATTTGCTTTTTAAATGAAGTCAAAAAGACCTTAAAAGAATCCCCAAAGACACAAGAAAACTATTTCTTAACCCTTATTATTCATCGCTCTTATAGAAGCATTAAGTGGGATTTTGGGAGGGTCATTCGCAATGCAAATTTACTCATACTGCTTCGCGATCCTATTTCGCGGTGCAAAGGAATGCTCAATCACGGCACACCAAATCGCTCCAAGCTCATTCGTGGCTCTTGTTTTCCCGCTCAATACCTTAACACCCCCCCCCATACTGCTTTAGACAGAAAACGTTATAAGCATAAAAGAGGATATTCTAGCAAGGCTGTGGCCCCAAGCGTAGAAGGATTAAGCTATGTTTTAAGACGTGAGCTTAATTTCACTTATTATTCTAGCATTTTATCTTTTTTAAACCCGCAATATCATATAAACATTCACTATCTTGACGTTAAGGAATTAATGCCAAAAGTCGCCTTTAAAACCATGCAAAACTTAGCAGAGCAATTCAATTTCACTCCGCCAAAAGAGGAGGATAGGGATAAATTTGAACAAGTGATTTGGAATAAGATTAAGGGACACTTGCCCTTTGAACTCATCATCACACCAAAGGACTTTGCAGAACTCAAAGAAAATATAAAAATCACAATCATTGAGAGCCATTACACGCAAGATTATGAGAGGGAACAAAATAGCATTGACATAAAAGATTCTCTTTTAGAGCACACAGCACCGCTCTATGTGGATATATCCCTTATGGTTAAAGACACAGATGTAAAGCTCATTAAAGAATCACAAAATATAATAAAAAGATTGAAAGAATATTTTGCAGAATTCACTCAAGCCCTTAAATATTGGGTTGATTTTAAAGAGCAAAATCAAATCACAGAGGAGCAAGTCTTAGCATATTTTAAAGAAAATAAAGCCTTAAGGGTGAAATTTAAAAAAATGCTTGATAAAGAACTCATTCACATTAAACAAACACGTCCTGACATCGTGGAATCTTGGAAATATTATAAAGAATTTGAAAGGATTTGTGAAGAAGATTTTAATTGATTATTTTAAAATAAAAAATTAAAAATTTAAAACATATCTTAAAAATTATCAGTTTATGAGGTGAATTTTTGAGTAAAGGCTTTTTATTGATATTCTTAAGAGTTAAGCTTTAAAATGATTTTTAATCTTTATTTTATAGTTTTTTTGGTTTTGTATTTTAAATTATACTTGATTTTCATCTTATTTAATTCTTACACTAGGCTCCTCCTTTTTTACAATCCCAAAATACGCAATCAAAACAAAGGATAAATTTTAAGAAATTCTTTGCCTATAAAATTCTTTTTTAAACGCATCAAAGCGATTATTCTTTATAGCTTCTTGCATTTGTTTTGTAAGAGAGAGGTAAAAATGCAGATTATGCAAACTTGCCAGACGAAAAAAGGTGAGTTCTTTTGCTCTAAAAAGATGATGAAGATACCCTCTTGAAAAATTTTTACAAGTATAACAAGAACAAGTTTTATCTATACTCTCATTATCGTTGATGAATTCAGCTTTTTTAATATTAAATTTTCCAAAATTTGTAAAAAAAGTTCCATTTCTTGCATTTCTAGTTGGCATAACACAATCAAACATATCTACACCACGACTCACAGCTTCAACCAAATCTTCAGGAGTTCCAACTCCCATAAGATAACGCGGACGATTTTCATCCATAAAAGGCATTAAATTTTCTATGGTTTCATACATTAAAGCATTTTCCTCTCCAACGCTAAGCCCTCCTATAGCCAAACCATCAAATTCCATTTCATTTAAAGCCAAAGCACAATGTTTTCTATAATGAAAATCCGTCCCCCCTTGTATGATTCCAAAAATATTTTGATTAATTCCTATGCCATTATTTTTGTTTTCTAAATGATAACTTATAGCTTCTTTTGCCCATTTTATAGTCCGTTTAACAGAAAGCTCTATTCTTTTTTTATCAGCAGGTAAGGCGATTAAATCATCAAGTATCATCATAATATCGCTTTTAAAATCATATTGAGCATCCAGCACACTTTGAGGAGTAAAAAAATGCAAACTCCCATCAATATGGCTTTTAAATTCAATTCCATTTTCATTTTGCTTTGAATTTTGACTCAAAGAAAAGGCTTGAAAACCACCGCTATCAGTCAAAAAACTTCTTTTAAAACCGCTAAATTTATGCAAACCACCAAAATTCTTAATCACTGCACACGTAGGTCTTAAATACAAATGATAAGTATTTGCAAGTATGATTTGAGCGTTAAGTTCATCCATCAAATCATTTGCATCAAGGCTTTTAACAGCCCCTAAAGTTCCAACGGGCATAAAAATTGGGGTTAAAAAACTGCTGTGGGCAGTTTTTATCTCGCAAACTCTTGCATTTTGATCTCTATGTTTTATTTTAAAATCCATTTTGGTATAATTCCTTAAAATTTGGAGTAAAATGATGAATAATATTTTAATCATAATCGGCGGTATTTTATCAAAGCATTTCTTAGAAAGGCTTTGTTTGGAGAGGGATTTAGAATATTTTTTTACCATAGTTTATCAAGATGATGAAGATATAAAACTTCATATCAAAAATGAGTATTTAGAATTCCATAAATTTGACTCTACAAGTGTTGCAAGACTTGAATTGCTTATGCAAAAGGCTTATAAACAAGTTTTTATTTATTTGCAAGATAAATTTCAAACGCAAAAAACTTATGAGGCTTTACGTTCCTTAGATACAAAATTAGAAATTAATATTATGGATTTTTGGGGACTTAGCATCAATGATGAGCTTTGCAATCTTATTGATGCAAGAGCAACCTTAAGCCACAGATTTTTAAGTTTTTTGCCTAATATCGCTCTTACCGCACAATACATAGGGCTTGGAGTGGGCGAGGTGATGGAGGTTAAAATTCCTATAGGTTCGATTTTTGCTTACAGACATATTAGTTCTATCCATCAAAAAAGATGGCGTATTGTTTTAATCTATAGAAATTCAAAAATCAATTTTGCTAAACCTTCTTTTATTTTACAGCCTAATGATAGCATTTTAATTGTCGGCGATCCTGTTGTTCTTAGAAGTGTTTTTCATAATATCAAAGCAAGTGTTGGACAATTTCCTGTGCCTTTTGGAAGCAATATTTTCACCTTAATCGATATGAAAAATATGAGTGAAAAGGTGCAAAATAATCTTATAGAAACGAGTTTAACTTTGGTGCAAAGGACTAATGCTAAGAAATTTTTTATTAGAATCATTAATCCTCAATTGAATCAAATTTATACAAAACTTAAAAATTTATCGTATGAAAATGAAAATATATTTTTTGATTTTTTCAATACAAATTTTAAAAATTTTCAATCCTTTTTAGAAAACAACGATATAGGTTTGTTTATAACCGATACTAAACATTTTGAGAGAGA
Encoded here:
- a CDS encoding COG3400 family protein, with translation MNNILIIIGGILSKHFLERLCLERDLEYFFTIVYQDDEDIKLHIKNEYLEFHKFDSTSVARLELLMQKAYKQVFIYLQDKFQTQKTYEALRSLDTKLEINIMDFWGLSINDELCNLIDARATLSHRFLSFLPNIALTAQYIGLGVGEVMEVKIPIGSIFAYRHISSIHQKRWRIVLIYRNSKINFAKPSFILQPNDSILIVGDPVVLRSVFHNIKASVGQFPVPFGSNIFTLIDMKNMSEKVQNNLIETSLTLVQRTNAKKFFIRIINPQLNQIYTKLKNLSYENENIFFDFFNTNFKNFQSFLENNDIGLFITDTKHFEREKKNFFELKIPILKIGEIDFKDLKESVILSDDESELENQANVIVDLSKQLQFNVTLYHYNPHSKNTADMQEYFESLSKLYDKNIQIIDKNDHNPILNLQYREDLLQFISFNQELLNGILSRSLSVNLNRHYHKMKKNYQLFIPMS
- a CDS encoding DUF2972 domain-containing protein, which encodes MFKITPKNALLYLKFQIKRTKATLRKWHFKLFPSSYFNENLPHHYKFIVFGRAVSGKHALFRFLSLCGLKQLTLYNDDICFLNEVKKTLKESPKTQENYFLTLIIHRSYRSIKWDFGRVIRNANLLILLRDPISRCKGMLNHGTPNRSKLIRGSCFPAQYLNTPPHTALDRKRYKHKRGYSSKAVAPSVEGLSYVLRRELNFTYYSSILSFLNPQYHINIHYLDVKELMPKVAFKTMQNLAEQFNFTPPKEEDRDKFEQVIWNKIKGHLPFELIITPKDFAELKENIKITIIESHYTQDYEREQNSIDIKDSLLEHTAPLYVDISLMVKDTDVKLIKESQNIIKRLKEYFAEFTQALKYWVDFKEQNQITEEQVLAYFKENKALRVKFKKMLDKELIHIKQTRPDIVESWKYYKEFERICEEDFN
- the tgt gene encoding tRNA guanosine(34) transglycosylase Tgt, which codes for MDFKIKHRDQNARVCEIKTAHSSFLTPIFMPVGTLGAVKSLDANDLMDELNAQIILANTYHLYLRPTCAVIKNFGGLHKFSGFKRSFLTDSGGFQAFSLSQNSKQNENGIEFKSHIDGSLHFFTPQSVLDAQYDFKSDIMMILDDLIALPADKKRIELSVKRTIKWAKEAISYHLENKNNGIGINQNIFGIIQGGTDFHYRKHCALALNEMEFDGLAIGGLSVGEENALMYETIENLMPFMDENRPRYLMGVGTPEDLVEAVSRGVDMFDCVMPTRNARNGTFFTNFGKFNIKKAEFINDNESIDKTCSCYTCKNFSRGYLHHLFRAKELTFFRLASLHNLHFYLSLTKQMQEAIKNNRFDAFKKEFYRQRIS